One part of the Vicia villosa cultivar HV-30 ecotype Madison, WI linkage group LG6, Vvil1.0, whole genome shotgun sequence genome encodes these proteins:
- the LOC131614031 gene encoding protein MAIN-LIKE 2-like — protein MSGLLALGDNHRGTRENVAAFDESKRFRLHNHIFDREPSEAIKPYLERAGFGIVSKINFRSVDSKLVIAMLERWRPETHTFHLPTGECTITLEDINMLFGLRVDGRVVVGDTEGPDYACIDALGIQPFSDRVKGAVKLRWIHDELYDLEKHSQQTEEENILHAKLYILSMIAVLFPDKSHNVLHSSWFKFVKDLDECGKYSWGSACLAYLYREMCKACRVGCMSVAGCSLILAVWTYYRIPQLAPRSEIAPSYPYATR, from the exons ATGTCTGGTTTGCTTGCTTTGGGAGATAATCATCGAGGAACAAGAGAGAACGTGGCTGCATTC gATGAGTCTAAAAGGTTTAGACTacataatcatatatttgatAGGGAGCCAAGTGAGGCTATCAAGCCTTACTTGGAAAGAGCCGGGTTTGGAATCGTCTCCAAAATCAACTTTAGAAGTGTTGATTCTAAACTTGTAATTGCGATGCTTGAGAGGTGGAGGCCTGAGACACACACGTTTCATTTGCCGACCGGTGAATGCACAATCACATTAGAGGATATAAATATGTTGTTTGGCCTCCGCGTAGATGGGAGGGTTGTAGTAGGTGATACCGAAGGTCCCGATTATGCTTGTATCGATGCTTTAGGCATACAACCTTTTAGTGATAGGGTGAAGGGTGCGGTAAAATTGAGATGGATCCACGACGAGTTGTATGATTTAGAAAAACATTCTCAACAAACCGAGGAGGAAAATATACTGCATGCAAAATTATATATCTTAAGTATGATTGCTGTTTTATTTCCTGATAAATCTCATAATGTATTGCATTCTTCCTGGTTCAAATTTGTCAAAGATCTTGATGAATGTGGcaaatatagttgggggtctgcGTGTTTGGCTTACCTTTACAGGGAGATGTGCAAAGCATGTCGTGTAGGATGCATGAGTGTTGCAGGCTGCTCACTCATTCTCGCTGTGTGGACTTACTATCGCATTCCACAACTTGCTCCAAGGAGTGAAATTGCTCCATCCTATCCATACGCCACTAGGTAA